The DNA segment GGCAGGAGGAGCAGTTCACCCCGGAGTACAAGGAAGTGCGGAGCGCCTTCGATCCGAAGCACACGCCGAGGATCGTGGCGCCAGAGCGCGTCAAGCGGGGCGAGTGGTTCGATGTCACCATCACGGTGGGCGCGGGCGGGGATCACCCCTCGCTCGGCGAGCACTTCGTGCGCTATATCGCCCTCTACATCAATGGCGCGGAGATCTCCCGCGCCTATCTCCACCCCGTCTTCTCG comes from the Candidatus Methylomirabilota bacterium genome and includes:
- a CDS encoding desulfoferrodoxin family protein — encoded protein: MAVTVAAVLSPLSVHAGQEEQFTPEYKEVRSAFDPKHTPRIVAPERVKRGEWFDVTITVGAGGDHPSLGEHFVRYIALYINGAEISRAYLHPVFSFPKVTFTIALDEGGVLKAVEEPTHSAAWESSKPIAVTP